A portion of the Andreesenia angusta genome contains these proteins:
- a CDS encoding cation-translocating P-type ATPase, whose product MPQNRIGGKISANRIAELEAQGVLDCMDTRPEGLSEEEANARMAIYGENRIESKSSFNPIKSFAKQMVNLMAIMLWVASILAIVSGTPLLSYVIWMVILINGIFSFIQENKADKALQALAKMIPNNVKVYRDGEMKVTTADKLVPGDIVSLKAGDKVPADIRITESTGLLVDNSMLTGESLAVERDEAPHALEEGDSTTSRNLVFAGTSISGGEAKGVVYATGDESQIGNITQTSAGIVRKKSTLELQIQKITKTLIVISFVVGALAFLISTVATGIPVNAALIFAIGIIVADIPEGLMPTVSLSLAVGVQRMAKKNALVRKQSAVETLGSTTVICTDKTGTLTQNAMFAKKIWTSDGVVEISGEGYEKKGEITGFNDRSLKAVKKLLEASVLCSDTLLQTDRENPESWKIIGDPTEAAILIAAEKAGFETGSFRDHFEQLSVVPFNSDSKTMSVTVRDGNGDVVQYTKGDPGKLIEHCNYIFKEGKAEAMGPEDRESIMDINDRLASEGFRLLAVAYSDDPEGEIAQDGLTLLGLVAMYDPPREGVAEAIADCYRAGIKVSVVTGDYSLTAAAIARQIGIICDHDYVTITGAEVESMSQEELAEKIDTEVPVIFARTTPNEKLKIVETYQSLGHVVASTGDGINDVLALRKADIGISMGKNGSDAAIESSDIVLLDDHFATIVEAVKEGRAIYDNIRKFITYILASNIPEVLPFLAMGILNIPPSLTILLILAIDLGTDLIPAISLGGEHPDESILDEPPRALDENILNKKVLLRSYGFLGMIEAGMAFAIYLFAWRYFGYSFEEMRSFNVAIANGTASEAIMQVYSYAITLSFGAVVAGQIGNVLECRSSRLPFTATLKKKNSMMIWGIVLEIALFLAIAYVPFFNMLFGTSAPKLEHLAMLIACPVVLIALEETRKWIVRRRFKIQ is encoded by the coding sequence ATGCCACAAAACAGAATAGGGGGAAAAATAAGCGCAAACAGGATAGCGGAGCTTGAAGCTCAGGGCGTGCTTGACTGTATGGACACAAGACCAGAGGGGCTTTCAGAGGAAGAGGCAAATGCAAGGATGGCCATATACGGCGAAAACAGAATAGAGAGCAAGAGCAGCTTCAATCCGATCAAGAGCTTTGCCAAGCAGATGGTGAACCTCATGGCTATAATGCTCTGGGTTGCAAGCATACTTGCCATAGTGTCAGGGACACCACTGCTGAGCTACGTTATCTGGATGGTCATACTCATAAACGGCATATTCTCATTTATACAGGAGAACAAGGCCGACAAAGCGCTACAGGCGCTGGCCAAGATGATACCGAATAATGTCAAGGTTTACAGGGATGGGGAAATGAAAGTCACTACAGCAGACAAGCTGGTGCCTGGAGATATTGTATCGCTCAAAGCTGGAGACAAAGTGCCGGCAGACATAAGAATCACAGAGTCTACAGGACTGCTCGTGGACAATTCGATGCTGACAGGAGAGTCGCTAGCCGTGGAGAGGGATGAAGCTCCACACGCACTGGAGGAAGGGGACAGCACAACCAGCAGGAACCTTGTGTTCGCGGGAACCTCTATAAGCGGAGGAGAAGCCAAGGGGGTAGTGTATGCCACTGGAGACGAATCTCAGATAGGTAACATAACCCAGACCTCTGCCGGCATAGTCAGAAAAAAGAGTACGCTTGAGCTTCAGATACAGAAAATAACCAAGACACTCATAGTGATCTCTTTTGTGGTGGGGGCGCTTGCCTTTTTGATCTCTACGGTGGCGACAGGCATACCTGTGAATGCGGCCCTTATATTTGCAATAGGCATAATAGTGGCCGATATTCCAGAAGGGCTTATGCCCACAGTAAGCCTTTCGCTGGCGGTTGGAGTGCAGAGGATGGCCAAGAAGAATGCGTTGGTGAGGAAGCAGTCGGCTGTTGAGACACTTGGGAGCACTACAGTTATATGCACAGACAAGACTGGGACGCTTACGCAAAATGCCATGTTCGCGAAAAAGATATGGACATCTGACGGAGTAGTTGAGATAAGCGGAGAGGGCTATGAAAAAAAAGGAGAGATAACTGGCTTCAACGATAGAAGCTTAAAAGCGGTCAAGAAGCTGCTCGAGGCCTCTGTACTTTGCTCTGACACATTGCTTCAGACGGACAGAGAGAATCCGGAAAGCTGGAAAATAATCGGAGACCCTACAGAGGCAGCCATACTTATAGCGGCTGAAAAGGCTGGCTTTGAAACAGGGTCATTTAGAGATCATTTCGAGCAGCTGAGTGTAGTCCCTTTCAACTCAGACTCCAAGACCATGTCTGTGACAGTAAGGGACGGCAACGGAGATGTAGTGCAGTATACAAAGGGAGATCCAGGCAAGCTAATAGAGCACTGTAATTATATTTTCAAAGAAGGAAAAGCGGAAGCCATGGGGCCTGAGGACAGGGAAAGTATAATGGACATCAATGACAGGTTGGCGAGTGAGGGGTTCAGGTTGCTTGCCGTCGCATACTCAGACGATCCAGAGGGCGAAATCGCACAGGACGGCTTGACTCTTCTCGGGCTTGTAGCCATGTACGACCCTCCGAGGGAAGGCGTGGCGGAAGCCATAGCGGATTGCTACAGGGCGGGAATAAAGGTGTCTGTAGTGACTGGAGACTACAGTTTGACGGCAGCTGCAATTGCAAGGCAGATTGGGATCATATGCGATCACGACTACGTCACTATAACTGGGGCGGAAGTAGAGAGCATGAGCCAGGAAGAGCTTGCAGAGAAAATAGATACAGAGGTACCTGTAATATTTGCAAGGACTACGCCGAATGAAAAACTTAAGATAGTGGAGACTTATCAAAGTCTAGGCCATGTGGTGGCCTCGACTGGAGACGGCATAAACGACGTACTTGCACTTAGAAAGGCAGACATAGGCATTTCAATGGGAAAAAACGGCTCTGACGCGGCTATAGAGTCTTCGGACATAGTGCTTCTAGACGACCACTTTGCAACTATAGTCGAGGCCGTAAAAGAGGGCAGAGCCATATACGACAACATCAGGAAGTTCATCACTTATATACTGGCATCGAACATACCGGAGGTGCTTCCGTTCCTGGCCATGGGGATACTGAACATACCTCCATCGCTCACAATACTGCTGATACTGGCCATAGACCTTGGCACGGACTTGATTCCGGCGATATCGCTGGGAGGGGAGCATCCAGACGAGTCGATACTGGACGAACCTCCAAGAGCCCTTGACGAGAATATACTGAACAAAAAAGTGCTTCTGCGCTCGTATGGATTTCTTGGTATGATAGAGGCAGGGATGGCTTTTGCTATCTACTTGTTTGCATGGAGGTACTTTGGATATTCATTCGAGGAGATGCGCTCTTTCAATGTGGCTATAGCAAATGGCACGGCAAGTGAAGCCATTATGCAGGTATACAGCTACGCCATAACGCTATCGTTTGGTGCAGTGGTGGCAGGACAGATTGGGAACGTGCTGGAGTGCCGCTCGTCGAGGCTGCCATTTACTGCTACGCTCAAGAAGAAAAACTCCATGATGATATGGGGCATAGTGCTGGAGATAGCTCTGTTTCTTGCGATAGCGTATGTTCCGTTTTTCAATATGCTCTTTGGAACAAGTGCGCCAAAGCTTGAGCATCTGGCGATGTTGATTGCATGTCCGGTGGTGCTGATAGCGTTGGAAGAGACGAGAAAGTGGATAGTCAGAAGGCGATTTAAGATACAGTAG
- the ppsA gene encoding phosphoenolpyruvate synthase, producing the protein MMSYKYIKWFNEIDKEDIPLVGGKGANLGELTIKGVDVPPGFCVTATAYSDFIEKSDLQKEIIEVLDGLDVEDSVQLQERSAAIRALIIRKDMPSDIEQEIIEAYEEFNKRVKTPDAQVAIRSSATAEDLPEASFAGQQDTYLHISGIDEVKSHIKRCWASLWTARAIYYREHQNFVHTEVALSVVVQKMVNSKIAGVMFTANPMNSSSNEIMINASWGLGEAVVSGIVTPDDFIIDKTTKAIIEKTIADKNTIVVKNTDGVGTKEMEVAEVLGAEYVTKQCLNDLEISKLANYGMKIEELYKSPQDIEWALDSDTEELYILQSRPITTLTEEIKMEIGQGSQELKMIAKGLGASPGIGSGKVKNIKDITEMDQVKEGDILVTVMTNPDMVPAMKKAAAVVTDEGGRTCHAAIVSRELGIPCIVGAKDASKVLTEGREVTVDATRGVVYEGTVLQEKKEEKQASAQGVGVSEELLQQLTAPITGTKIYMNLGEPDLIGKYKNLPMDGIGLMRTELIFTNAVGAHPMYLLKIGEEDMFIDKLSEAVTSVAQELYPKPLVVRLSDFRTNEFRGLKGGDEVEPIEANPMIGWRGVSRYISPEYIEGFRLECKAIRRVREDFGLTNVYVMLPFVRTTWELKKVKEIMAEEGLVQNQDFKIWIMAEVPSVIFEAEEFAQLVDGFSIGSNDLTQLIMGADRDSGILNDMGYFDERNPAVKRAIKTLIAAAHKYGKTVSICGQGPSTYPEFAEFLVECGIDSMSVNPDTVAYTRRLVAGVEQRMILKKLRGEN; encoded by the coding sequence ATGATGAGCTATAAATATATCAAGTGGTTTAATGAAATCGACAAAGAGGACATACCTCTAGTAGGAGGAAAAGGAGCTAATCTAGGAGAGCTTACTATAAAGGGAGTAGACGTTCCACCTGGATTCTGTGTAACTGCAACAGCTTATTCTGATTTTATAGAGAAGTCAGATCTTCAGAAAGAAATAATAGAGGTTCTAGATGGCTTGGACGTAGAGGATTCAGTTCAACTTCAAGAGAGAAGTGCGGCTATAAGAGCGCTTATAATCAGAAAAGACATGCCTTCAGATATAGAGCAGGAGATTATAGAGGCATATGAAGAGTTCAACAAGAGAGTTAAGACTCCAGATGCACAGGTTGCAATCAGATCTTCAGCTACAGCAGAGGACCTTCCAGAGGCTTCTTTCGCAGGACAGCAGGACACTTACCTTCATATAAGCGGAATAGATGAAGTTAAGTCGCATATAAAGAGATGTTGGGCATCGCTTTGGACTGCAAGAGCTATTTACTACAGAGAGCACCAGAACTTCGTACACACAGAGGTAGCGCTTAGCGTCGTAGTGCAGAAGATGGTAAACAGCAAGATAGCCGGAGTTATGTTCACTGCAAACCCTATGAACAGCAGCTCTAACGAGATAATGATAAACGCCAGCTGGGGACTTGGAGAGGCTGTAGTTTCAGGAATAGTTACACCAGACGACTTTATAATAGACAAGACTACAAAAGCTATAATAGAGAAGACTATAGCTGACAAAAACACTATAGTTGTGAAGAACACTGACGGAGTTGGAACTAAGGAGATGGAAGTGGCCGAAGTTCTAGGAGCAGAGTATGTCACAAAGCAATGTCTAAACGACCTTGAAATCTCTAAGCTTGCAAACTACGGAATGAAAATAGAGGAGCTTTACAAGTCGCCTCAGGACATAGAGTGGGCACTTGACAGCGACACTGAGGAGCTTTACATCCTTCAGTCTAGACCTATAACTACACTTACGGAGGAAATAAAGATGGAAATAGGACAGGGAAGCCAAGAGCTTAAGATGATAGCCAAAGGACTTGGAGCATCTCCAGGAATCGGATCTGGAAAAGTTAAAAATATAAAAGACATAACAGAGATGGACCAAGTAAAAGAGGGCGACATACTTGTAACTGTTATGACAAATCCAGATATGGTTCCAGCTATGAAAAAGGCCGCAGCTGTTGTAACTGACGAAGGTGGAAGAACTTGCCATGCTGCCATAGTTTCAAGAGAGCTTGGAATACCTTGTATAGTTGGAGCTAAGGACGCTTCAAAAGTCCTTACAGAGGGAAGAGAAGTTACAGTAGATGCGACTAGAGGAGTAGTGTACGAGGGAACTGTGCTTCAAGAGAAGAAAGAGGAAAAGCAAGCTTCAGCTCAAGGAGTTGGAGTTAGCGAAGAGCTTCTTCAGCAGCTTACAGCGCCTATCACTGGAACAAAGATATACATGAACCTAGGAGAGCCAGACCTTATAGGAAAGTACAAAAACCTTCCAATGGATGGTATAGGCCTTATGAGAACAGAGCTAATATTCACAAATGCAGTTGGAGCTCACCCTATGTACCTTCTAAAGATAGGCGAAGAGGATATGTTTATAGACAAGCTTTCAGAGGCTGTGACTTCTGTTGCACAGGAGCTTTATCCTAAGCCGCTTGTAGTTAGACTAAGCGACTTCAGAACTAACGAGTTCAGAGGACTTAAGGGTGGAGACGAAGTTGAGCCTATAGAGGCAAACCCTATGATAGGATGGAGAGGAGTTTCTAGATATATCTCTCCAGAGTATATAGAAGGATTCAGACTAGAGTGCAAGGCTATAAGAAGAGTGAGAGAAGATTTCGGACTTACAAACGTATACGTAATGCTTCCTTTCGTAAGAACTACTTGGGAGCTTAAGAAAGTAAAAGAGATAATGGCAGAAGAAGGGCTTGTTCAAAACCAGGACTTTAAGATCTGGATAATGGCGGAAGTTCCATCTGTTATATTCGAAGCAGAGGAATTCGCTCAATTGGTTGACGGATTCAGCATAGGAAGTAACGACCTGACTCAGCTTATAATGGGAGCGGACAGAGATTCAGGAATCCTGAACGACATGGGATACTTTGACGAGAGAAACCCTGCTGTAAAGAGAGCTATAAAGACTCTTATAGCTGCGGCTCACAAATACGGAAAGACAGTTTCAATCTGCGGACAGGGACCATCGACTTACCCAGAGTTTGCAGAGTTCCTAGTTGAGTGCGGAATAGACAGCATGAGCGTAAACCCAGATACAGTTGCCTACACTAGAAGGCTTGTAGCTGGAGTGGAGCAGAGAATGATTCTGAAGAAATTAAGAGGCGAAAATTAA
- a CDS encoding DUF881 domain-containing protein, which produces MKAAKSKLAFMAVCAVFGVMISIQFKTAISVVGFNVFPNQKLKELSKEYEIIKAKKESSKQYIEELDSQIRQYETEEAKDSEEVQGKYNELERYRIFAGYEDVSGPGVAVEIRDPELKVEAGENISFIVENYSFILQIITILNDNGAEAISINNQRYTNFTELVPKGDSLLVNDVNVKPPIVIKAIGSPDALERGLKIRGNVVWDMENTLQYGISIKRMDEVEISKYGKKEEHKYAKPVNLN; this is translated from the coding sequence TTGAAGGCAGCAAAGTCAAAATTGGCGTTTATGGCTGTATGTGCCGTATTCGGTGTGATGATTTCAATTCAGTTTAAAACAGCGATAAGCGTAGTCGGCTTCAACGTGTTTCCAAATCAGAAGCTAAAGGAACTTTCAAAAGAATACGAGATTATAAAGGCCAAGAAAGAGAGTTCAAAGCAGTATATAGAGGAACTCGACTCTCAGATAAGGCAGTATGAAACGGAGGAAGCCAAGGATAGCGAAGAGGTTCAGGGGAAGTATAACGAGCTTGAGAGGTACAGGATATTTGCTGGATACGAAGACGTGAGTGGCCCAGGTGTTGCGGTGGAGATAAGAGATCCAGAGCTGAAAGTCGAAGCTGGGGAAAACATAAGCTTTATAGTGGAAAACTACAGTTTTATACTTCAGATTATAACTATACTGAATGACAATGGCGCCGAGGCTATATCCATAAACAACCAGCGGTATACAAACTTCACGGAGCTAGTGCCTAAAGGCGACAGCTTGCTTGTAAACGACGTAAATGTAAAGCCTCCAATAGTCATAAAGGCCATAGGGAGTCCCGATGCGCTGGAGCGAGGGCTTAAGATAAGAGGGAATGTAGTCTGGGACATGGAGAACACACTGCAATACGGAATAAGCATAAAGCGAATGGACGAAGTCGAGATCTCGAAGTATGGAAAAAAAGAAGAGCATAAATACGCAAAACCTGTTAATTTAAATTAA
- the argH gene encoding argininosuccinate lyase translates to MKLWGGRFQKDENKLMEDFNSSLPFDKRLYKQDIIGSLAHVEMLNKSGILTDEEKSQIIGGLSSILEDIEAGKLLIEGNYEDIHSFMEVNLIERIGEVGKKLHTSRSRNDQVAVDMRLFAKENGQMLAEMMGELMETTKTLADNNCHIMPGYTHLQRAQVVTFKQHMMAYYSMFRRDKQRLENAVELMDESPLGCGALAGTTHSIDRSYTAEKLGFKKPVDNFMDGVSDRDYLLEMLSAFSIIMMHLSRLSEELIIWSSQEFRFVQIDDAYATGSSIMPQKKNPDAAELIRGKTGRVYGALMGMLTVMKGIPLAYNKDMQEDKQQYFDALDTVISCISIMNEMLKTLKVNADVLRGAVKAGFLNATEVADYLVTKGVAFRDAHKIVGEIVLLCESKGVAIEDLSLEELNGVSPNFTDDIYDFIEYEKVFEKGIKKELL, encoded by the coding sequence ATGAAACTTTGGGGTGGAAGATTTCAAAAGGACGAAAACAAGCTGATGGAGGACTTCAATAGCTCTCTTCCTTTTGACAAGAGACTTTACAAACAGGATATAATCGGGAGCTTGGCCCATGTAGAGATGCTGAACAAGTCGGGAATACTTACAGACGAGGAGAAGTCCCAGATAATAGGGGGCCTAAGCTCTATACTAGAGGACATAGAAGCTGGAAAGCTGCTGATAGAAGGCAATTACGAGGATATACACTCCTTTATGGAGGTAAACTTGATAGAGAGAATAGGCGAAGTCGGAAAGAAGCTGCACACTTCTAGGAGCAGAAACGACCAGGTCGCAGTAGACATGAGGCTTTTCGCAAAGGAAAACGGACAGATGCTTGCAGAGATGATGGGCGAGCTTATGGAGACGACAAAGACACTTGCAGACAATAACTGCCATATAATGCCAGGGTATACGCACCTTCAAAGGGCTCAGGTTGTGACTTTCAAGCAACATATGATGGCGTACTACAGTATGTTCAGAAGAGACAAGCAGAGGCTTGAAAACGCAGTAGAGCTTATGGACGAGTCGCCCCTAGGATGCGGAGCGCTTGCCGGGACGACTCACTCCATAGATAGAAGCTACACGGCTGAGAAGCTGGGCTTTAAAAAGCCTGTGGACAACTTCATGGACGGGGTGAGCGACAGGGACTACCTTCTAGAGATGCTTTCAGCATTCTCTATAATCATGATGCACCTGAGCAGGCTGAGTGAAGAGCTTATAATCTGGAGCAGTCAGGAGTTCAGATTTGTACAGATAGACGATGCATACGCAACAGGAAGCAGCATAATGCCGCAGAAGAAAAACCCAGATGCGGCAGAGCTTATAAGAGGGAAGACAGGAAGAGTTTACGGAGCGCTTATGGGTATGCTGACCGTTATGAAGGGAATACCGCTTGCCTACAACAAGGACATGCAGGAGGACAAGCAACAGTACTTCGATGCGCTAGACACTGTGATATCTTGCATAAGCATAATGAACGAGATGCTGAAGACTCTGAAAGTCAACGCAGACGTGCTTAGAGGAGCTGTGAAGGCAGGATTCCTGAATGCAACTGAAGTTGCAGACTACCTAGTTACAAAGGGAGTGGCTTTCAGGGATGCCCACAAGATAGTGGGAGAGATAGTGCTGCTCTGTGAAAGCAAAGGAGTTGCGATAGAGGACCTAAGCTTAGAAGAGCTGAACGGAGTAAGCCCTAATTTCACGGACGACATATATGACTTCATAGAGTATGAAAAGGTATTTGAAAAGGGAATAAAAAAAGAGCTGCTTTAG